From the Pseudomonas baltica genome, one window contains:
- a CDS encoding ligase-associated DNA damage response DEXH box helicase, which produces MPAPRDIAKHWFAARGWKPFAFQKAVWAAVKRGESGLLHASTGAGKTYALWFAALQHLAPPPAPAVAPATKRKPPMAPLTVLWITPMRALAADTLRALQRPIDDLNIPWSLGLRTGDTGSSERARQGRRLPSTLVTTPESLTLLLTRENAATELASVRLVVVDEWHELLGNKRGVQLQLALARLRSWQPGLMVWGISATLGNQLQAQQVLLPAGDGISVQGEKAKTLLVDTLLPETIERFPWAGHMGLRMLKQVAAQIEACNSCLVFTNTRAQAEVWYQALLEARPDWAGLIALHHSSLARETRDWVEQALKEGQLRAVVCTSSLDLGVDFLPVERVLQIGSAKGVARLMQRAGRSGHAPGRPSRVTLVPTHSLELVEAAAAQAAVAARHIEAREPPHKPLDVLVQHLVSMALGGGFEPPALLDEVRSTWAYRDLSDEEWTWALAFVRHGGHSLTAYPDYQRVAPDAEGRWRVPDARLARRHRMSIGTIVSDASLQLKFWSKGGGGRTLGNVEEGFIARLRPGDGFLFAGRLLELVRVENMTAYVKRSTARKAAVPRWNGGRMPLSSELADAVVAQLDAAARGEYQSPALQAVRPLLELQGQWSALPTSHTLLAETLKSREGWHLFLYPFAGRQVHLGLASLLAWRLSQSKPLSFSIAVNDYGLELLSATAVDWPQALASDWLSPDNLLHDVLASLNAGELALRRFREIARISGLVFGGYPGAQKSTRQVQASSGLFFEVFKQYDAGNLLLGQAQEEVLRQELDVQHLEHTLQRLQQRRLDIHSIKRATPLAFPLMVERFRESLSSEKLADRIQRMVNDLEQAAGPEEGA; this is translated from the coding sequence ATGCCAGCCCCTCGCGATATAGCCAAGCACTGGTTCGCCGCCCGCGGCTGGAAGCCGTTCGCGTTTCAGAAGGCCGTGTGGGCCGCGGTCAAGCGTGGTGAATCCGGGTTGCTGCACGCCAGCACCGGCGCCGGCAAGACCTACGCCCTGTGGTTCGCCGCGTTGCAACATCTGGCGCCGCCGCCAGCGCCTGCCGTGGCGCCGGCAACCAAACGCAAACCGCCGATGGCGCCCCTGACCGTGCTATGGATCACGCCCATGCGCGCGCTGGCCGCCGATACCCTGCGCGCGTTGCAGCGGCCCATCGATGATTTGAACATCCCCTGGAGCCTCGGCCTGCGCACCGGCGACACCGGCAGCAGCGAACGCGCCCGCCAAGGCCGACGCTTGCCCAGCACGCTGGTGACCACCCCGGAAAGCCTGACCTTGTTGCTGACCCGCGAAAACGCTGCCACCGAGCTCGCCAGCGTGCGCCTGGTGGTGGTCGATGAATGGCACGAACTGCTTGGCAACAAGCGCGGCGTGCAGCTGCAACTGGCCTTGGCGCGCCTGCGCAGCTGGCAGCCTGGGCTGATGGTGTGGGGGATCTCCGCCACCCTGGGCAATCAGCTGCAAGCGCAGCAGGTGCTGCTGCCGGCCGGCGATGGCATCAGTGTGCAGGGCGAAAAGGCCAAGACCCTGCTGGTCGACACCCTGCTGCCGGAGACCATCGAACGCTTCCCTTGGGCCGGTCACATGGGCCTGCGGATGCTCAAGCAGGTCGCCGCGCAGATCGAGGCCTGCAACAGTTGCCTGGTGTTCACCAACACCCGCGCCCAGGCTGAAGTCTGGTACCAGGCACTTCTCGAAGCGCGCCCCGATTGGGCCGGGCTGATTGCCCTGCATCACAGCTCGCTGGCCCGTGAAACCCGCGACTGGGTCGAGCAGGCCCTCAAGGAGGGCCAGTTACGTGCGGTGGTGTGTACGTCCAGCCTGGACCTGGGGGTCGACTTCCTGCCGGTCGAGCGGGTACTGCAGATTGGCTCGGCCAAAGGTGTCGCGCGCCTGATGCAGCGCGCCGGGCGCTCTGGCCATGCCCCGGGACGGCCGTCAAGGGTGACCCTGGTGCCGACCCACAGCCTGGAACTGGTCGAAGCTGCCGCCGCACAGGCTGCGGTCGCCGCGCGCCATATCGAAGCCCGCGAGCCACCGCACAAACCTCTGGACGTACTGGTTCAACACCTGGTGAGCATGGCCTTGGGCGGTGGCTTCGAACCGCCGGCACTGCTGGATGAAGTGCGCAGCACCTGGGCCTACCGCGACCTGAGTGACGAGGAATGGACCTGGGCCCTGGCCTTCGTCCGCCACGGTGGCCATTCGTTGACCGCCTACCCGGACTACCAACGTGTCGCGCCTGACGCCGAGGGCCGCTGGCGCGTGCCGGACGCGCGCCTGGCCCGGCGACATCGCATGAGCATCGGCACCATTGTGAGCGATGCCAGCTTGCAGCTGAAATTCTGGAGCAAGGGCGGTGGCGGTCGCACCTTGGGCAACGTCGAGGAAGGCTTCATCGCTCGCCTGCGGCCCGGTGATGGCTTTCTGTTCGCCGGGCGCCTGCTGGAGCTGGTACGGGTCGAGAACATGACCGCCTACGTCAAGCGCTCGACCGCACGCAAGGCCGCCGTGCCGCGCTGGAATGGCGGGCGTATGCCGCTGTCGAGCGAATTGGCCGATGCGGTGGTGGCGCAGCTCGACGCCGCCGCTCGCGGTGAGTACCAAAGCCCCGCGCTGCAAGCCGTGCGGCCGTTGCTGGAGCTGCAAGGCCAATGGTCGGCGCTGCCGACTAGCCATACCCTGCTGGCCGAAACCCTCAAGTCCCGCGAGGGCTGGCATCTGTTTCTGTATCCCTTCGCCGGCCGCCAGGTGCACCTCGGATTGGCCAGCCTGCTGGCCTGGCGCCTGAGCCAGAGCAAGCCGTTAAGCTTCTCGATTGCCGTCAACGACTATGGCCTGGAGCTGCTCAGCGCCACAGCCGTGGATTGGCCGCAAGCACTTGCCAGCGACTGGCTCAGCCCGGACAACCTGCTGCACGACGTACTCGCCAGCCTCAACGCCGGTGAGCTGGCATTGCGACGTTTTCGCGAAATCGCGCGGATCTCCGGCCTGGTGTTCGGTGGCTACCCGGGGGCGCAAAAGAGCACACGCCAAGTGCAAGCCTCCAGCGGGCTGTTCTTTGAGGTGTTCAAGCAATACGATGCCGGTAACCTGCTGCTCGGTCAGGCTCAGGAGGAAGTACTGCGCCAGGAACTCGACGTGCAGCACCTCGAACACACCTTGCAGCGCCTGCAGCAGCGGCGCCTGGACATCCACTCGATCAAACGCGCAACGCCCCTGGCCTTTCCACTGATGGTCGAGCGCTTTCGCGAGAGCCTGAGCTCGGAGAAACTTGCAGACCGCATCCAGCGCATGGTCAATGACCTCGAACAGGCCGCAGGCCCTGAGGAAGGAGCATGA
- a CDS encoding transporter substrate-binding domain-containing protein — protein MSSSSRFKRTARFCAIGLLPLGVLFGTPGFAADAPISAPAAVTTPVASNHLQQIIARGTLRVGTTGDYKPFSYRNGDNDSFVGLDIEIAQGLADSLGVKLELVPTTWPTLMADLQADRYDLALSGVSVNMERQKQAFFSEPYQRDGKTPITLCKNQSKFQTLAQIDKPNVRAIVNPGGTNEKFARAQLKQAQIIVHQDNVTIFQQIVDGKADLMMTDAVETRLQQKLHPELCAVHPDKPFDFSEKAALLPQDIVLKQYVDQWLHQDIASGRFSQRFQRWLAYPWPVARH, from the coding sequence ATGTCTTCGTCTTCTCGATTCAAGCGTACCGCGCGTTTCTGTGCCATCGGCCTATTGCCCCTTGGCGTGCTGTTTGGCACGCCGGGTTTTGCTGCGGATGCACCCATCTCCGCACCCGCTGCGGTGACCACTCCTGTTGCCAGCAACCATTTGCAACAGATCATCGCTCGCGGCACCCTGCGTGTCGGTACTACTGGCGATTACAAGCCCTTCAGTTACCGGAACGGCGACAACGACAGCTTCGTCGGGCTCGATATCGAGATCGCCCAGGGGCTGGCCGATTCACTGGGGGTCAAGCTGGAACTGGTGCCCACCACCTGGCCGACGCTCATGGCCGACCTGCAGGCCGATCGTTACGACCTGGCCCTGAGTGGCGTTTCGGTGAACATGGAGCGCCAGAAGCAGGCGTTCTTCTCCGAGCCTTATCAGCGCGACGGCAAGACCCCGATCACCTTGTGCAAGAACCAGAGCAAGTTCCAGACCCTGGCGCAGATCGACAAACCCAACGTGCGGGCCATCGTCAATCCGGGCGGCACCAATGAGAAGTTTGCACGTGCGCAACTCAAGCAGGCGCAGATCATCGTGCATCAGGACAACGTCACCATCTTCCAGCAGATCGTCGACGGCAAAGCCGACCTGATGATGACCGATGCGGTGGAGACGCGCCTGCAACAGAAACTGCACCCTGAGCTGTGCGCCGTGCACCCGGACAAACCGTTCGATTTCTCTGAAAAGGCGGCCTTGTTGCCGCAGGACATCGTGCTCAAACAGTACGTTGACCAATGGCTGCATCAGGACATCGCCAGCGGTCGTTTCAGCCAGCGATTTCAGCGCTGGCTGGCGTATCCATGGCCGGTGGCCCGTCACTGA
- a CDS encoding cold-shock protein: protein MSNRQTGTVKWFNDEKGFGFITPQSGDDLFVHFKAIQSDGFKSLKEGQQVSFVATRGQKGMQAEEVTVI, encoded by the coding sequence ATGTCCAATCGCCAAACCGGTACCGTTAAGTGGTTCAACGATGAAAAAGGCTTCGGCTTCATCACTCCACAATCCGGTGACGACCTGTTCGTTCACTTCAAAGCTATCCAATCTGACGGCTTCAAAAGCCTGAAAGAAGGCCAACAGGTCTCTTTCGTCGCTACCCGCGGCCAGAAAGGCATGCAAGCTGAAGAAGTAACAGTTATCTAA
- the dcd gene encoding dCTP deaminase, producing MSIKSDKWIRRMAQEHGMIEPFVERQVRGEGADRVISFGVSSYGYDVRCADEFKVFTNINSATVDPKNFDEKSFVDIKSDVCIIPPNSFALARTVEYFRIPRNVLTICLGKSTYARCGIIVNVTPLEPEWEGHVTLEFSNTTTLPAKIYANEGVAQMLFLESDEECEVSYKDRGGKYQGQRGVTLPRT from the coding sequence ATGAGCATCAAATCGGACAAGTGGATTCGCCGCATGGCGCAAGAGCACGGCATGATCGAACCTTTCGTCGAGCGCCAGGTGCGCGGCGAGGGCGCTGATCGCGTCATCTCCTTCGGCGTGTCCAGCTATGGCTACGACGTGCGTTGCGCCGACGAATTCAAGGTGTTCACCAACATCAACTCGGCCACTGTCGATCCGAAGAACTTCGATGAGAAGAGCTTCGTCGACATCAAAAGCGACGTCTGCATCATTCCGCCCAACTCCTTCGCGCTGGCCCGTACCGTCGAGTATTTCCGCATTCCGCGCAACGTCCTGACCATCTGCCTGGGCAAGAGCACTTACGCCCGTTGCGGCATCATCGTCAACGTCACGCCCCTGGAGCCGGAATGGGAAGGCCACGTGACCCTGGAGTTCTCCAACACCACCACCTTGCCGGCGAAGATCTATGCCAACGAAGGGGTGGCGCAGATGCTGTTCCTGGAGTCGGACGAGGAATGCGAAGTGTCCTACAAGGACCGCGGCGGCAAGTACCAAGGCCAGCGTGGCGTCACGCTGCCACGCACCTGA
- the pdeM gene encoding ligase-associated DNA damage response endonuclease PdeM, which yields MTAYHPISVAGTELWLLPEKAAYWPEQKVLLVADAHFGKAAAYRRLGQPVPHGTTQSNLLVLDQLLAQYPSQALVFLGDFLHGPGSHAITTLAALAQWRVRHPRLGIILVRGNHDLRAGDPPAELGFEVVTEPLRLGPFALQHEPTPCPGLHVLAGHVHPVYRLRGKGRQSLRLPCFQIGTEVSVLPAFGAFTGGYAVQREAGVRLFVSGDGRVWPISDGPPAMDTPASAEIAG from the coding sequence ATGACGGCCTATCACCCGATCAGTGTGGCCGGCACCGAGCTGTGGTTGCTGCCAGAGAAAGCCGCCTACTGGCCCGAGCAGAAAGTCCTGCTGGTCGCTGATGCGCATTTTGGCAAGGCCGCAGCCTATCGGCGCCTGGGCCAGCCGGTGCCCCATGGCACCACCCAAAGCAATCTGCTGGTGCTGGATCAGCTGCTGGCCCAGTACCCCAGCCAGGCGTTGGTATTTCTGGGCGACTTTCTTCACGGCCCAGGCTCCCACGCCATCACCACCTTGGCGGCGCTGGCGCAATGGCGGGTGCGACATCCACGGCTGGGGATCATTCTGGTACGCGGCAATCATGATCTGCGCGCCGGCGATCCGCCCGCCGAGCTCGGTTTCGAGGTGGTGACCGAGCCATTGCGACTCGGGCCGTTCGCCTTGCAGCACGAGCCCACACCGTGCCCCGGCCTGCATGTGCTGGCAGGGCACGTGCACCCGGTTTATCGGCTACGCGGCAAAGGCCGCCAGAGCCTGCGCCTGCCGTGCTTTCAGATCGGCACCGAGGTCAGCGTGCTGCCGGCCTTCGGCGCCTTTACCGGTGGTTACGCCGTGCAGCGCGAAGCCGGGGTGCGCCTGTTCGTCAGCGGCGACGGGCGGGTCTGGCCGATCAGTGACGGGCCACCGGCCATGGATACGCCAGCCAGCGCTGAAATCGCTGGCTGA